A region from the Aegilops tauschii subsp. strangulata cultivar AL8/78 chromosome 5, Aet v6.0, whole genome shotgun sequence genome encodes:
- the LOC109760774 gene encoding uncharacterized protein isoform X2, translating to MFVSIFLYPMCQSKVSLVLQESPRRHAIARCDTSRSTPRISETETEATLAQPSAAVQGGTAPLVQALKSTAAQDVSCFHFPGHNRGKAAPSLLSNLIGAETFSHDLPELPELDDLFYPKGVILDAQNRAAELFGSSKTWFLINGSTCGIQAAVMATCSPGDYIIIPRNCHISVISALVLSGAVPKYIVPEYNSAWDIAGGVTPSQVDKALKELEKDGKKVGAVLVTSPTYHGICSDVQGIVDVCRPLHIPVIVDEAHGAHFRFHHSFPSTAIEQGADLAVQSTHKVLSSLTQSSMLHMARGLVDADKVSQCLQLLQSSSPSYLLLSSLDAARAQLSENSKSFDEPVAMALETKDQLMVIPGLSVLDLSCFASDFPAIDPLRVTLSASDLHLSGYEADDILEEHQIVSELVGTQAVTFAVNLGTSRQDVQKLVQCAKHLSDKYMSANESRFSKHNYVRSPLDKFSVKLSPREAFFTKKRRVCIEDSLGEICGELICPYPPGIPVLIPGEVVTQDSLSYLINVRDQGMTISGAADGELNSIMIWTKLV from the exons ATGTTCGTCTCCATCTTCTTGTATCCAATGTGCCAATCCAAGGTTTCTTTAGTCTTGCAGGAATCACCCAGACGACATGCCATAGCACGGTGTGACACTTCACGGAGCACGCCAAGaatatctgaaactgaaactgaaGCTACGCTTGCTCAACCTTCAGCAGCTGTCCAAGGTGGTACCGCCCCTCTGGTTCAGGCACTGAAATCAACTGCAGCCCAAGACGTGTCCTGCTTTCACTTCCCTGGACACAACCGAGGGAAAGCTGCTCCGTCATTGTTGTCAAACCTTATTGGCGCGGAGACGTTTTCGCATGACTTGCCCGAGCTACCTGAGCTCGACGACCTCTTCTACCCCAAGGGTGTgatcttggatgctcagaacagGGCAGCTGAACTGTTTGGGTCATCTAAAACATGGTTCCTGATCAACGGGAGTACCTGCGGAATCCAGGCCGCGGTGATGGCCACCTGCTCCCCCGGTGACTACATCATTATACCTCGGAACTGTCACATTTCAGTGATCTCCGCCCTGGTTCTGTCCGGCGCTGTGCCCAAGTATATAGTACCAGAGTACAATTCTGCATGGGACATTGCTGGTGGTGTTACGCCGTCACAGGTGGATAAAGCGCTGAAGGAGCTTGAGAAGGATGGCAAGAAAGTAGGTGCTGTTCTTGTTACTTCACCGACCTACCATGGCATATGCAGCGATGTGCAAGGTATCGTCGATGTTTGCCGTCCCTTACACATTCCGGTTATAGTTGATGAGGCTCATGGTGCACACTTCAGGTTCCATCACAGTTTTCCAAGCACGGCGATTGAGCAAGGTGCTGACTTAGCTGTGCAATCCACACACAAGGTTTTGAGCTCTCTTACACAGTCCTCGATGCTTCACATGGCTAGAGGTCTGGTTGATGCAGATAAAGTGAGTCAATGCCTCCAGTTGCTCCAGAGCTCAAGCCCAAGTTACCTCCTACTGTCATCATTAGATGCTGCAAGAGCTCAGTTAAGCGAGAACTCGAAATCTTTTGATGAACCGGTGGCTATGGCTTTAGAAACAAAAGATCAGCTGATGGTAATCCCAGGGTTATCTGTGCTGGACTTGTCATGCTTTGCTTCTGACTTCCCTGCCATTGATCCTTTGCGTGTCACACTAAGTGCTTCAGATCTACATTTATCTGGATACGAAGCAGATGACATTTTGGAAGAGCATCAAattgtatctgagcttgtcggaACACAGGCGGTGACGTTTGCAGTCAACTTAGGGACCAGCAGGCAAGATGTTCAAAAGCTTGTACAGTGTGCAAAACATCTCTCAGATAAATACATGTCTGCAAACGAATCGAGATTTAGTAAGCATAACTATGTTCGTAGCCCATTGGATAAGTTCTCTGTCAAGCTGAGTCCAAGAGAGGCCTTCTTTACAAAGAAAAGGAGAGTGTGCATTGAGGACAGCCTTGGGGAGATTTGTGGTGAGCTCATCTGCCCGTATCCACCAGGTATCCCTGTGCTGATACCCGGTGAGGTTGTAACTCAGGATTCGCTGTCTTATTTAATAAACGTCAGGGACCAGGGCATGACAATCAGTGGAGCAGCTGATGGTGAACTCAACTCAATCATG ATATGGACAAAACTTGTCTAA
- the LOC109760774 gene encoding uncharacterized protein isoform X1, giving the protein MLLLPPSSSSWTMPAPPALRSPRAPISPRTESPRRHAIARCDTSRSTPRISETETEATLAQPSAAVQGGTAPLVQALKSTAAQDVSCFHFPGHNRGKAAPSLLSNLIGAETFSHDLPELPELDDLFYPKGVILDAQNRAAELFGSSKTWFLINGSTCGIQAAVMATCSPGDYIIIPRNCHISVISALVLSGAVPKYIVPEYNSAWDIAGGVTPSQVDKALKELEKDGKKVGAVLVTSPTYHGICSDVQGIVDVCRPLHIPVIVDEAHGAHFRFHHSFPSTAIEQGADLAVQSTHKVLSSLTQSSMLHMARGLVDADKVSQCLQLLQSSSPSYLLLSSLDAARAQLSENSKSFDEPVAMALETKDQLMVIPGLSVLDLSCFASDFPAIDPLRVTLSASDLHLSGYEADDILEEHQIVSELVGTQAVTFAVNLGTSRQDVQKLVQCAKHLSDKYMSANESRFSKHNYVRSPLDKFSVKLSPREAFFTKKRRVCIEDSLGEICGELICPYPPGIPVLIPGEVVTQDSLSYLINVRDQGMTISGAADGELNSIMVCNL; this is encoded by the exons atgcttcttcttcctcccagcAGCAGCAGCTGGACAATGCCAGCTCCTCCAGCCCTCCGCTCCCCGCGCGCGCCTATCTCTCCACGGACG GAATCACCCAGACGACATGCCATAGCACGGTGTGACACTTCACGGAGCACGCCAAGaatatctgaaactgaaactgaaGCTACGCTTGCTCAACCTTCAGCAGCTGTCCAAGGTGGTACCGCCCCTCTGGTTCAGGCACTGAAATCAACTGCAGCCCAAGACGTGTCCTGCTTTCACTTCCCTGGACACAACCGAGGGAAAGCTGCTCCGTCATTGTTGTCAAACCTTATTGGCGCGGAGACGTTTTCGCATGACTTGCCCGAGCTACCTGAGCTCGACGACCTCTTCTACCCCAAGGGTGTgatcttggatgctcagaacagGGCAGCTGAACTGTTTGGGTCATCTAAAACATGGTTCCTGATCAACGGGAGTACCTGCGGAATCCAGGCCGCGGTGATGGCCACCTGCTCCCCCGGTGACTACATCATTATACCTCGGAACTGTCACATTTCAGTGATCTCCGCCCTGGTTCTGTCCGGCGCTGTGCCCAAGTATATAGTACCAGAGTACAATTCTGCATGGGACATTGCTGGTGGTGTTACGCCGTCACAGGTGGATAAAGCGCTGAAGGAGCTTGAGAAGGATGGCAAGAAAGTAGGTGCTGTTCTTGTTACTTCACCGACCTACCATGGCATATGCAGCGATGTGCAAGGTATCGTCGATGTTTGCCGTCCCTTACACATTCCGGTTATAGTTGATGAGGCTCATGGTGCACACTTCAGGTTCCATCACAGTTTTCCAAGCACGGCGATTGAGCAAGGTGCTGACTTAGCTGTGCAATCCACACACAAGGTTTTGAGCTCTCTTACACAGTCCTCGATGCTTCACATGGCTAGAGGTCTGGTTGATGCAGATAAAGTGAGTCAATGCCTCCAGTTGCTCCAGAGCTCAAGCCCAAGTTACCTCCTACTGTCATCATTAGATGCTGCAAGAGCTCAGTTAAGCGAGAACTCGAAATCTTTTGATGAACCGGTGGCTATGGCTTTAGAAACAAAAGATCAGCTGATGGTAATCCCAGGGTTATCTGTGCTGGACTTGTCATGCTTTGCTTCTGACTTCCCTGCCATTGATCCTTTGCGTGTCACACTAAGTGCTTCAGATCTACATTTATCTGGATACGAAGCAGATGACATTTTGGAAGAGCATCAAattgtatctgagcttgtcggaACACAGGCGGTGACGTTTGCAGTCAACTTAGGGACCAGCAGGCAAGATGTTCAAAAGCTTGTACAGTGTGCAAAACATCTCTCAGATAAATACATGTCTGCAAACGAATCGAGATTTAGTAAGCATAACTATGTTCGTAGCCCATTGGATAAGTTCTCTGTCAAGCTGAGTCCAAGAGAGGCCTTCTTTACAAAGAAAAGGAGAGTGTGCATTGAGGACAGCCTTGGGGAGATTTGTGGTGAGCTCATCTGCCCGTATCCACCAGGTATCCCTGTGCTGATACCCGGTGAGGTTGTAACTCAGGATTCGCTGTCTTATTTAATAAACGTCAGGGACCAGGGCATGACAATCAGTGGAGCAGCTGATGGTGAACTCAACTCAATCATGGTATGCAACTTGTGA